One segment of Bacillus alkalisoli DNA contains the following:
- the polA gene encoding DNA polymerase I — protein MTKNKLVLIDGNSIAYRAFFALPLLNNDKGIHTNAIYGFTMMLMRIIEEEKPTHMLVAFDAGKTTFRHKTFGEYKGGRQKTPPELSEQFPFIRQLLDAYNIRRYELENYEADDIIGTLSLQAEKDGLEVKVISGDKDLTQLASKNVTVDITRKGITDVDSYTPEFITEKYGISVDQIIDMKGLMGDSSDNIPGVPGVGEKTAIKLLKEFGTIETLLESIDKVSGKKLKEKLEENKEQAIMSKELATILREAPIEVTVPDTSYDGFDVQKVKEMFKELGFNSLLEKLGEDVSEEQEELKDITYEILEEIREDHFANENFLLVEVLEENYHQADIQGIALVNEKGNFFIPTKDALKSNVFKEFAENEKQRKTVFDAKRAIVSLSWNGIELNGIDFDLIIAAYIVNPAESSADLAEIAKKKGYAQVQADEAVYGKGAKQKVPAQDVLADHLMRKALALEGLKEDYIQELKNNEQLSLFEELEMPLSLVLAEMEATGIKVDKGRLKDMGDNLSSQLKTIEEKIFELAGEKFNINSPKQLGVVLFENLGLPPVKKTKTGYSTSADILEKLADKHEIVEQILHYRQLSKLKSTYIEGLLKVIHTDTNRVHTRFNQALTQTGRLSSTDPNLQNIPIRLEEGRRIREAFVPSEAGWVIFAADYSQIELRVLAHIAKDEKLIEAFKEDHDIHTKTAMDVFHVSEEEVTSNMRRQAKAVNFGIVYGISDYGLSQSLNITRKDAKTFIDRYLESFPGVKEYMDEIIRDAKDKGYVKTLLHRRRYLPEITSSNFNIRSFAERTAMNTPIQGSAADIIKKAMIEMAKRLEKEGLKARLLLQVHDELVFEVPEDEIEVMKKIVPEIMEQAVELEVPLKVDYSYGSTWFDAK, from the coding sequence ATGACTAAAAATAAACTCGTTTTAATTGATGGAAATAGTATAGCGTACAGAGCATTCTTCGCCCTGCCGCTCTTAAATAATGATAAAGGAATACATACTAACGCAATTTACGGATTTACCATGATGCTCATGAGAATTATAGAGGAAGAAAAGCCGACACATATGCTAGTAGCATTTGATGCTGGAAAAACAACGTTCCGTCATAAAACGTTCGGTGAGTACAAAGGCGGCAGGCAAAAGACACCACCAGAGTTATCTGAGCAATTTCCATTCATTCGTCAATTGCTAGATGCCTATAATATTCGTCGCTATGAGCTCGAAAACTATGAAGCGGATGATATTATCGGCACGCTTTCTTTACAAGCTGAAAAAGATGGATTAGAAGTGAAAGTTATTTCTGGCGATAAAGATCTAACACAACTAGCTTCTAAAAATGTAACAGTAGACATTACACGAAAAGGAATCACAGATGTGGATTCCTACACACCAGAGTTTATTACGGAAAAGTATGGCATTTCAGTTGATCAGATCATCGATATGAAAGGACTCATGGGAGACTCTTCCGATAATATTCCAGGTGTCCCTGGTGTTGGAGAAAAAACGGCGATTAAATTATTGAAAGAGTTTGGGACAATTGAGACTCTGCTGGAATCGATTGATAAAGTAAGTGGGAAAAAGCTGAAAGAAAAATTAGAAGAAAACAAAGAACAAGCTATTATGAGTAAAGAGCTTGCAACTATTTTAAGGGAAGCACCAATAGAAGTTACTGTTCCCGATACATCTTATGATGGCTTTGATGTACAAAAAGTAAAAGAAATGTTTAAAGAATTAGGATTTAACTCGTTACTTGAGAAACTAGGAGAAGACGTTTCGGAAGAACAAGAAGAATTAAAAGATATTACATATGAGATTTTGGAAGAAATAAGAGAAGACCATTTTGCAAACGAAAACTTCTTGTTAGTGGAAGTATTAGAAGAAAACTACCACCAAGCAGATATTCAAGGAATTGCTCTTGTAAATGAAAAAGGAAACTTCTTCATTCCTACAAAAGATGCATTAAAATCAAATGTGTTTAAAGAGTTTGCTGAAAATGAAAAACAAAGAAAAACAGTATTTGATGCGAAAAGAGCCATCGTTTCATTAAGTTGGAATGGGATAGAGCTAAATGGAATTGATTTTGATTTAATTATCGCAGCATACATTGTTAATCCGGCTGAAAGCTCTGCAGATTTAGCTGAAATTGCTAAGAAAAAAGGCTATGCCCAAGTACAGGCAGATGAGGCTGTTTACGGAAAAGGAGCTAAACAAAAAGTTCCAGCACAAGACGTTTTAGCAGACCATCTAATGCGAAAAGCTCTTGCACTCGAAGGATTAAAAGAAGATTACATCCAAGAATTAAAAAATAACGAACAGTTATCGTTGTTTGAAGAATTAGAAATGCCGTTATCATTAGTTTTAGCAGAAATGGAAGCTACGGGTATTAAAGTAGATAAGGGTCGCTTAAAAGACATGGGAGACAACCTGTCTTCCCAGCTTAAAACAATCGAAGAGAAAATTTTTGAGTTAGCGGGAGAAAAATTTAATATTAATTCTCCTAAACAACTTGGTGTTGTACTATTTGAAAATTTAGGTTTACCACCAGTTAAGAAAACGAAAACAGGTTACTCTACGTCTGCTGACATTTTGGAAAAGCTAGCTGATAAACATGAAATTGTAGAACAAATCCTACATTATCGCCAATTATCGAAATTAAAATCTACTTATATAGAAGGATTATTAAAAGTAATTCACACAGATACAAACCGAGTGCATACAAGATTTAATCAAGCATTAACACAAACTGGACGTTTAAGCTCGACAGATCCAAACTTACAAAACATTCCAATTCGTTTAGAAGAAGGAAGAAGAATACGTGAAGCGTTTGTACCTAGTGAGGCTGGGTGGGTTATTTTTGCAGCAGACTACTCCCAAATCGAACTTCGTGTATTAGCTCATATTGCAAAAGACGAAAAACTTATCGAAGCGTTTAAAGAGGATCATGACATTCATACGAAAACCGCGATGGACGTTTTCCACGTGAGTGAGGAAGAAGTAACATCTAATATGCGTCGACAAGCAAAAGCAGTTAACTTTGGTATTGTGTATGGAATAAGTGATTATGGGTTATCCCAAAGTTTAAATATTACACGTAAAGATGCAAAAACGTTTATCGACCGCTACCTAGAAAGCTTCCCAGGTGTAAAAGAATATATGGATGAAATTATTCGTGATGCAAAAGACAAAGGCTATGTTAAAACACTGCTTCATAGAAGACGTTATTTACCTGAGATTACAAGTAGTAATTTCAACATTCGAAGCTTTGCAGAGAGAACGGCAATGAACACACCTATTCAAGGGAGCGCCGCTGATATTATTAAAAAAGCAATGATAGAAATGGCAAAGCGTTTAGAAAAAGAGGGATTAAAAGCACGTCTTCTTCTGCAAGTGCATGATGAATTAGTATTTGAAGTACCTGAGGATGAAATAGAAGTGATGAAAAAAATAGTTCCAGAAATAATGGAACAAGCAGTTGAACTTGAAGTGCCACTTAAAGTTGATTATTCATATGGCTCCACATGGTTTGACGCTAAGTAA
- the mutM gene encoding DNA-formamidopyrimidine glycosylase, with protein MPELPEVETVRRTLEQLVTGKTISFVTVHWPKMVKHPDDVHLFLQLLQGQTIQEVKRRGKFLLFYLTDYCMISHLRMEGKYGLYPKEEPVSKHTHVIFHFIDDMELRYQDVRKFGTFHLYPKGSEFQQKPLVTLGPEPLEDMFTLELLKERLKKTNRNIKAALLDQSVLVGLGNIYVDEALFRSGIHPTRLVSSLSEDDLKKLHSEIVATLREAVVKGGSTVRSYVNSQGQIGMFQLELFVYSRAGEPCKKCGTLIEKSVVAGRGTHTCRKCQAE; from the coding sequence ATGCCAGAACTACCAGAAGTAGAAACGGTCAGAAGAACGTTAGAGCAATTAGTAACAGGAAAAACAATAAGCTTTGTCACTGTACATTGGCCCAAGATGGTTAAACATCCTGATGATGTACACCTTTTCTTACAGCTTTTACAAGGACAAACGATTCAAGAAGTAAAAAGAAGAGGGAAATTCTTATTATTTTATTTAACGGACTATTGTATGATTTCCCACCTAAGGATGGAAGGGAAGTATGGGCTTTATCCAAAAGAAGAACCAGTAAGTAAACATACACATGTCATTTTTCACTTCATAGATGATATGGAACTTAGGTACCAAGATGTTCGGAAGTTTGGAACGTTCCACCTCTATCCTAAGGGATCGGAGTTTCAACAAAAACCACTAGTCACATTAGGACCAGAACCGTTAGAAGATATGTTTACGTTAGAATTATTAAAAGAACGCTTAAAAAAGACGAATCGTAATATAAAAGCAGCGTTATTAGATCAATCTGTTCTAGTTGGACTTGGTAACATCTACGTAGATGAAGCACTGTTTCGTTCAGGCATCCATCCAACAAGGCTAGTATCTTCTTTATCGGAAGACGATCTAAAAAAGCTACATAGTGAAATTGTAGCTACTTTAAGAGAAGCAGTTGTTAAAGGTGGTAGTACAGTAAGGTCATACGTAAACTCACAAGGACAAATTGGAATGTTTCAATTAGAACTTTTCGTATATAGTCGTGCTGGCGAACCATGCAAAAAATGTGGAACTTTGATTGAAAAGTCAGTCGTTGCAGGTAGAGGAACACATACTTGTCGAAAGTGCCAAGCTGAATAA
- the ytaF gene encoding sporulation membrane protein YtaF, giving the protein MVQYISLLLLAFAVSLDSFSVGLTYGLRKMRMPLKSLAIIATCSAMALLLAMFVGTLITNFLSPKVAETIGGSILVLLGMWVLYQFFRSSQQKDEVCVGEKMILNLEIKSLGVVINILRKPTEADFDKSGSITGLEAFFLGVALSLDAFGAGIGAALLGFSPIIMALSVALMSSLFVISGIRIGQIFSNISWVQKFAFLPGVLLIVIGVIKL; this is encoded by the coding sequence ATGGTTCAATATATCTCGCTTTTACTTTTAGCTTTTGCAGTAAGTTTAGACAGCTTTAGTGTTGGCTTAACATATGGCTTAAGAAAAATGAGAATGCCATTAAAATCTTTAGCAATCATTGCCACGTGTTCTGCGATGGCTCTTTTACTAGCCATGTTTGTCGGTACTCTTATTACTAATTTTCTGTCTCCTAAAGTAGCAGAAACTATTGGAGGCTCTATTTTAGTTCTACTTGGAATGTGGGTACTATATCAGTTTTTCCGCTCAAGCCAACAAAAGGACGAAGTTTGTGTTGGAGAGAAAATGATCTTAAATCTGGAAATTAAGTCATTAGGTGTTGTAATAAATATCTTAAGAAAGCCAACAGAAGCCGATTTTGATAAGTCTGGTTCCATTACTGGGCTAGAAGCATTTTTCCTTGGAGTAGCACTTTCATTAGATGCATTCGGAGCAGGAATTGGTGCTGCATTGTTAGGCTTTTCTCCAATTATCATGGCACTTAGTGTTGCATTAATGAGTTCGCTTTTTGTTATTTCTGGTATTAGAATTGGGCAAATATTCTCAAACATAAGTTGGGTACAAAAATTTGCCTTTTTACCAGGCGTGTTATTAATTGTAATAGGGGTAATTAAACTTTAA
- the coaE gene encoding dephospho-CoA kinase (Dephospho-CoA kinase (CoaE) performs the final step in coenzyme A biosynthesis.), which yields MAKIIGLTGGIASGKSTVANMMRNVGIPIVDADIVAREVVDIGKPAYRQIVEVFGKSILYEDGSINRPALGNIIFHQEERRKKLNEIVHPAVRTKMKEDAANYIKEGHPLVVMDIPLLFESKLTHLVEKTLLVYVDESTQLERLMERNLLSKEDAIARIKSQLPLKEKIKLADEVINNNGSIAETEAQLQDLLERLCK from the coding sequence ATGGCTAAAATCATTGGTCTAACTGGTGGAATCGCAAGTGGAAAAAGTACTGTAGCTAATATGATGCGCAATGTTGGTATACCGATTGTGGATGCTGACATAGTAGCAAGAGAAGTAGTGGACATTGGCAAACCAGCTTATAGGCAAATTGTAGAAGTCTTTGGAAAAAGCATTTTATATGAAGATGGTTCCATTAATCGGCCTGCGTTAGGGAATATTATTTTCCACCAAGAAGAAAGAAGAAAAAAGTTAAATGAAATTGTTCATCCTGCAGTTAGAACAAAAATGAAAGAAGATGCTGCCAATTACATAAAAGAAGGTCATCCTTTAGTTGTAATGGATATACCATTGTTATTTGAAAGTAAGTTAACACATTTAGTAGAAAAAACTTTACTCGTATATGTAGATGAATCAACACAATTAGAAAGATTAATGGAGCGTAACCTTCTAAGTAAAGAAGATGCTATAGCTAGAATAAAATCACAATTACCACTAAAAGAAAAAATAAAATTAGCGGATGAAGTAATCAACAACAACGGCTCTATCGCCGAAACAGAAGCCCAACTACAAGATTTATTAGAAAGACTTTGTAAGTGA
- a CDS encoding glyceraldehyde-3-phosphate dehydrogenase: protein MKAKVAINGFGRIGRMVFRRAILEGNMNIVAINASYPAETLAHLIKYDTNHGRFDGEIIPQDNALIVNGHTIQLLNNRNPEELPWKELNIDIVIEATGKFNSREKAALHLNAGAKKVILTAPGKNEDVTIVMGVNEGELDIENHDVISNASCTTNCLAPVVKVLDDQFGIVNGLMTTVHAYTNDQNNIDNPHKDLRRARSCAQSIIPTSTGAAKALSLVLPHLKGKLHGMALRVPTPNVSLVDLVVDLKQSVTVDQINEAFETAARGSLNGVVDITMEPLVSIDFNTNPNSAIVDGLSTIVMEENKVKVLAWYDNEWGYSCRVVDLVNYVAQKMFQKEAVTN from the coding sequence ATGAAGGCAAAGGTTGCAATTAATGGATTCGGAAGAATCGGAAGAATGGTATTTAGAAGGGCTATCCTAGAAGGAAATATGAATATCGTTGCAATCAATGCGAGCTATCCTGCAGAAACATTAGCTCACTTAATTAAGTATGACACAAATCATGGTCGTTTTGACGGAGAAATTATTCCTCAAGATAACGCATTAATTGTAAATGGTCATACTATTCAATTATTAAACAACCGTAATCCAGAGGAATTACCTTGGAAAGAGTTAAACATAGATATCGTTATTGAAGCTACTGGAAAGTTTAATTCACGCGAAAAAGCAGCTTTACACTTAAACGCTGGAGCGAAAAAAGTAATCTTAACTGCACCAGGGAAAAACGAAGATGTAACAATTGTTATGGGAGTTAATGAAGGTGAATTAGACATTGAAAACCATGATGTAATTTCTAACGCTTCTTGTACTACAAACTGTTTAGCACCAGTTGTAAAAGTGTTAGACGATCAATTCGGAATCGTAAACGGTTTAATGACAACTGTTCATGCATATACTAACGATCAAAATAATATCGATAATCCTCATAAAGATTTACGACGTGCTAGATCTTGCGCTCAATCCATCATTCCAACATCAACTGGAGCAGCAAAAGCATTATCATTAGTATTACCTCACTTAAAAGGTAAATTACATGGAATGGCTTTACGTGTACCTACACCAAATGTATCTTTAGTTGACCTTGTTGTAGATTTAAAGCAATCGGTCACAGTGGATCAAATTAACGAAGCATTTGAAACAGCAGCACGCGGTTCACTAAATGGTGTAGTAGATATTACGATGGAACCATTAGTATCTATTGACTTTAATACAAACCCTAATTCCGCAATCGTTGATGGGTTATCAACAATCGTTATGGAAGAAAATAAAGTAAAAGTATTAGCTTGGTATGATAACGAGTGGGGCTACTCTTGCCGCGTAGTAGACTTAGTAAACTACGTTGCACAAAAAATGTTTCAAAAAGAAGCAGTAACAAATTAA
- the speD gene encoding adenosylmethionine decarboxylase, which translates to METVGRHVISELWGCDFDKLNDMEFVEKTFVDAALKSGAEIREVAFHKFAPQGVSGVVIISESHLTIHSFPEHGYASIDVYTCGHLDPNVAADYIAEALNAQTRETIELPRGMGPVQVKKAKAL; encoded by the coding sequence ATGGAAACTGTAGGTCGTCACGTTATATCAGAATTATGGGGTTGCGATTTTGACAAGCTAAATGATATGGAATTTGTGGAAAAAACATTTGTTGATGCTGCGCTTAAATCAGGTGCAGAAATTCGTGAGGTAGCATTCCATAAATTTGCACCACAAGGAGTTAGCGGAGTTGTTATTATCTCTGAGTCACATTTAACAATTCATAGCTTCCCTGAACACGGCTATGCAAGCATCGACGTTTATACATGTGGACATTTAGATCCAAATGTTGCTGCAGACTACATTGCTGAAGCACTTAACGCTCAAACACGTGAAACAATTGAACTTCCACGTGGTATGGGACCAGTTCAAGTAAAGAAAGCAAAAGCACTTTAA
- a CDS encoding cytosolic protein, producing the protein MALIQNVKTFFSTHAETRENHMDKQLKSRYYKITNKNALKAVKEVVEKTNGYTVKSVSEEHGEIAVSINNGKKAFMIITVISVRAFETAVDFSVSTETSLPFDFGFSKKQIVHMYEKLDKSLTFIGSGLND; encoded by the coding sequence ATGGCACTAATACAAAACGTAAAAACATTTTTCTCTACACACGCAGAAACAAGAGAAAATCACATGGACAAACAATTAAAAAGTCGGTATTACAAAATAACAAACAAAAATGCTCTAAAAGCAGTTAAAGAAGTTGTTGAAAAAACAAATGGTTACACCGTTAAATCAGTTTCAGAAGAACATGGCGAAATAGCTGTATCCATTAATAACGGGAAGAAAGCTTTTATGATTATTACGGTAATTTCTGTACGTGCATTTGAAACAGCAGTAGATTTCTCTGTTTCAACAGAAACTTCATTACCTTTTGACTTTGGATTTAGCAAAAAACAAATTGTACATATGTACGAAAAGCTTGACAAATCTTTAACATTTATAGGATCTGGATTAAACGATTAG
- the nrdR gene encoding transcriptional regulator NrdR, giving the protein MKCPSCQHNGTRVLDSRPVEEGRSIRRRRECEECLYRFTTFEKVEEMPLIVVKKEGIREEFSREKVLRGLIRACEKRPVALKQLEDIVMNVEKDLRNIGVSEVNSNTIGEMVMDRLATIDEIAYVRFASVYRQFKDINVFLDELKELIERERK; this is encoded by the coding sequence ATGAAATGTCCATCTTGCCAACATAACGGCACAAGAGTATTAGATTCACGCCCTGTAGAAGAAGGGCGTTCTATTCGTAGAAGAAGAGAATGTGAAGAGTGCCTATACCGTTTTACAACATTTGAAAAAGTAGAAGAAATGCCGTTAATCGTTGTAAAAAAAGAAGGAATACGAGAAGAATTTAGCAGAGAAAAAGTACTTCGAGGACTTATACGTGCATGCGAAAAACGCCCAGTTGCACTTAAACAACTAGAGGATATCGTAATGAATGTAGAAAAAGACCTTCGTAACATCGGTGTATCCGAAGTAAATAGTAATACAATTGGAGAAATGGTAATGGACAGACTAGCAACCATCGATGAAATTGCTTACGTGCGCTTTGCTTCTGTTTATAGACAATTTAAAGATATAAATGTATTCCTTGATGAACTAAAAGAACTGATAGAGCGAGAAAGAAAATAA
- a CDS encoding replication initiation and membrane attachment family protein, which yields MSARHWNDLVPVDRYIVRSNGLIHEYDRKILTMLYQPLLGFRGFSLYMTLWSELEQDRLWGEDKTHHSLMAMMQCNLKDIHHERQKLEGIGLLRTYVNEKNDARNFIYEIQPPLTPDAFFSDPVLNIYLYNRLSKSKYLNVKKFFTEDKLINEQYEQVTKSFNDVFQSIQAEQMVGSLNDEAFEDISITSEKEWMNRAQGTEPVIKHTNFDFELLFAGLSDVVIPNKAITTKVKDAIEKLSFLYQIDALQMKDILMNTIDEDDNINIEKLRKSSRDWYQLEYNNELPTLVETTQPFTLRKMENKEPTSKDEQLIKMLETVSPRKLLSDLSNGGEPIVSDLQIVEDIMFKQHLPAGVINVLLYYVLLKTDMKLNRKYIEKIASHWARKHIKTVPDAMELAKQEQRQYQSWAETKSSTKTPAKKTENRNRFISKEQKITEEKNESTTTAQEEDKRKLAERLERLKLQKKVEE from the coding sequence ATGTCAGCAAGACATTGGAATGACCTAGTTCCTGTCGACCGTTACATCGTTCGGTCGAACGGGCTTATCCATGAATACGATAGAAAAATCTTAACAATGTTATACCAGCCACTACTTGGTTTTCGTGGGTTTAGTCTGTATATGACACTCTGGAGCGAACTTGAACAAGATCGTCTATGGGGGGAAGATAAAACACATCATAGCCTCATGGCGATGATGCAGTGCAATTTGAAAGACATCCATCATGAGCGACAGAAGTTAGAAGGAATTGGATTATTAAGAACGTATGTAAATGAGAAAAATGACGCAAGAAATTTTATATATGAAATTCAACCTCCGTTAACACCAGACGCTTTTTTCTCAGATCCAGTCCTAAATATTTATTTATATAACCGGCTAAGTAAAAGTAAATACTTGAATGTTAAAAAATTCTTTACGGAAGACAAGCTGATAAACGAACAGTATGAGCAAGTGACAAAATCATTTAACGATGTTTTTCAATCTATTCAAGCTGAGCAAATGGTAGGTAGTTTGAATGATGAAGCTTTTGAAGACATTTCAATTACGAGTGAAAAAGAATGGATGAATAGAGCGCAAGGAACCGAACCTGTAATAAAGCACACTAACTTTGACTTCGAGTTATTATTTGCGGGCTTATCGGATGTTGTTATCCCTAATAAAGCGATAACGACAAAAGTGAAGGATGCAATTGAAAAATTATCATTCTTGTATCAAATTGATGCCTTGCAAATGAAAGATATTTTAATGAACACGATAGACGAAGATGACAATATAAATATTGAAAAATTAAGAAAGTCATCTCGTGATTGGTACCAGTTAGAATATAATAACGAGCTTCCAACATTAGTTGAAACGACACAACCTTTCACACTTCGAAAGATGGAAAACAAAGAGCCAACTTCTAAAGATGAACAGTTAATTAAAATGTTAGAGACTGTCTCACCTAGGAAATTGTTGTCTGACTTATCAAATGGTGGTGAGCCAATTGTGTCTGACCTTCAAATTGTGGAAGATATCATGTTTAAGCAGCATTTACCGGCTGGTGTTATTAACGTTTTACTGTACTACGTCTTACTAAAAACAGATATGAAGTTAAATCGTAAATACATTGAAAAGATTGCAAGTCATTGGGCGAGAAAGCATATAAAAACAGTTCCGGATGCAATGGAACTTGCTAAGCAAGAACAACGCCAGTATCAGTCATGGGCAGAAACAAAAAGTTCCACTAAGACACCAGCGAAGAAAACAGAAAATAGAAATCGCTTTATTAGTAAGGAACAGAAAATTACAGAAGAGAAAAATGAAAGTACGACTACTGCTCAAGAAGAAGATAAGCGAAAGCTTGCAGAGCGATTAGAACGTTTAAAATTGCAGAAGAAAGTCGAAGAATAA